The DNA region atatgtttagaaacaacatcaaaaaagtgaaataaatatataaaatcttAATGAGGGCAAACGAATGTTTGGTATAAAAATCAGTATAAAAATGTAGAAAGTAATCAGTATTATAACATTCAATAATACATATACGGATatatttaataacaaaaatatcatcacaataaatttaaaaagtaatcAATGCCAATTCCATACTGCACATATTAAAAACGATCAAACACAATCAGTATTACAGCAACATTATTCTCTCACCTAGATGTCATTATAAACTGAATAAAAGTAAATCTACAACGAATAGTTTCGAGTATATTTATTTGAGAACTTTTCCCATTCACTTAACAAACTTCCCCCATAATCACAGTTTCAAACCGAGCTCAACCGATTCTACGTGCTCCACGTCCCCAACGATGGCGATGGCTTCAATTTCGACGGCAGCCCCAAGAGGCAGCTTCGTCACTGCGTAGCAAGTTCTGGCCGGGAAGTTGCTACCAAAAActgtaaacgaaaaaaaaaaaaaaacaaagttgatAACAGCCCAGAGGGAAGCCCCATCAAGTCGCACCttttttgtactcttcattgACGGCCGCGTAGTCTTGCATATCAGCCAGCAGAACCGTTGTCTTGACGACCTTATCAATGCCCGAGTTGGCCTCCCgaagcagattggtgaggtgTTTGAGGGCCGTGGCCGCCTGGGCGGCCGCTCCTCCCGGAACCAGTTTCGGCTCGTTCAGCTCAATTCCAATCATTCCCGAGCAGTACACGGTCCGGTCGGCGACGATGGCTTGGCTGGAAGGTGAGGCGAGAACGTCACAGGTTTATAAAGTTAAGTCGTCTGAGTGCCGATTACCGACCTGTAAGGGGCCAAAGGTCTGGGGCACTTGCTGCACGACACGATCTTCCGAATAACTTTCGACATTGTGAGGGTGCGTGGTGAGATTCGAACCTTACGCCGGTACTGCTTAGGCAAGACTAAGTCGCTGTTCTTGAGCCTGTGTCAAAACTGCTAAGTCGAGATCGCATGACGGTGTGAGTGCGAGTAATCAAGCAAGGCTTAATTGGAAATAGAGTCGGCTACCACCTCGCTTCCTCTCTTTTGGACAgctgtttatataaaaaaaaatctgtatcgaaAACCCCAAATAAATTGATAAGCTGTCTTATCTGTATCATTAGAATTTTATTCAATTGGCAATCAGGAAAATGGAAACTAAATTGACTGAGGATTATTTATTGCATAACTTTAAGCACCCAATTAAATTCATGCAGATACATGCTCAACGTCCCCAACGAATGGCAATTGCTTCGATTTCAACGGCTGCACCAAGAGGCAACTTGGACACGGCGACACATGTTCTGGCCGGATGATTGCTACTAAATACTGTAAAATAAAGCGAATCGTTAGGATTTGAACTTCCAGTAGACCAGACCTCTACCTTTTTTGTACTCGACATTGACGGCGTCGTAATCTTGCATATCAGTCAATAGAATGGTTGTTTTGACAACCTTATCAATGCCCGAACCGGCATCCTCCAGCAGGTCGGAGAGATACTTCAAGGCCGTGGCAGCTTGGGCCGCCACCCCTCCGGGCACAACCTTTGGCTCGTCCATCTCGATGCCAATCACTCCCGAGCAGTAGATGGTCCGGTCAGCGATGATGGCTTGACTTCaagacaaaatttcaaattggtATTTTTCCACATTACATATGTTTAAACACTTACCTAAAATGGGAAACAGGTTTGGGATTCCTGCTGGTATAAACAACTTTCCTAGTGATCTTGGACATCGTGGATCGTTGAAATTGTAAACCTTTCGCCTAAACTGGTTAAGATTCTACTGAAGACACCGTAATTTTGTCCAAATTTCCAAGTCCAAGTATTAGTGAGAAATCTTATCAATTTTAATAAGATAAAGGCCTGCCAGTCAAAACTCttgcacccagaactggacatcggcatacgagaggaaaaagagcacgattcggtagtaacatggtactgtgtgcggactgagaggataaatcccgaaattaccgagagtactttagtcatgggttcatcttcaaaaaagttcttctatcaaaaataataagtactggtaccgagactcgaacccaagaccttcggcataatgaaccgtgcctttgccgtatgggccaccatggttcggtgactaagtggcggtcatttgtccttataagccactcaataggatgaactgttccaatgaacgaatgaagacacgagaggactatactctcacgtttcttttcgtgaggactatcccctcgttctttaaatTTGGGTGTGGTACTCCCACAATAGaggaaaaaatcgtgacgtcagaaatgaactcaaatcgttcaaagttcattttgtgagtgacttaaacaatagaggagaaagtcgtgacgtcagaaatgaaatcaaatcactcaaagttcattttgtgagtgacttaaacaatagaggagaaaagcaactcgcgacaaagttttgaggctaggaattttgacaggtatgaattgcataaagtattcgcctccttttctctcccacagaaaacctgggaacgaggtagctgcagccgtcccctaacatgacagttttcgtgagttgcgcgtatccacGGACAGATGGCAaatgggcctcgtcggagtccgcccaatAAAAACGCAACtaaaaatttgcatgggaaacttttgtttcgtgacggctttcacGGCACGCTTCCTCCAACTGTTCTAGACAAATATTTTAACGTGGCGTATCttttaacaagtttttcaagaaaatgatttcaaaatgcttattttgtcgttttaacccgaaacaaggcaaaaactatattaatttaaactattcgccattttcaaatgtttggctggatgatatcaaaggccgccatcttaggcccactgggcccacaaaaaggggtacgctcagtttgtatgggagctgtcaacatgctcccgggctgggtagctgtcaaactaggcaaaaatgttaaagtcactcacaaaatgaactttgagtgatttgagttcatttctgacgtcacgattttctcctctatagaggagtgagttcatttctgacgtcacgattttctctatagaggagaaaagcaactcgcgacaaaattttgaggctaggaattttgacaggtatgattttcataaagtattcgcctccttttctctcccacagaaaacctgggaacgaggtagctgtcaaactaggccaaaatgttaaagtcacaaaatgaactttgagtgatttgagttcatttctgacgtcacgattttctcctctatagaggaaaaaatcgtgacgtcagaaatgaactcaaatcactcaaagttcattttgtgagtgactttaacattttggcctagtttgacagctacctcgttcccaggttttctgtgggagagaaaaggaggcgaatactttatgaaaattattttataaaaggagaaaagctcggaacttaacctcaaacTTCAAGGCCGTGGCAGCTTGGGCCGCCACCCCTCCGGGCACAACCTTTGGCTCGTCCATCTCGATGCCAATCACTCCCGAGCAGTAGATGGTCCGGTCAGCGATGATGGCTTGACTTCaagacaaaatttcaaattggtATTTTTCCACATTACATATGTTTAAACACTTACCTAAAATGGGAAACAGGTTTGGGATTCCTGCTGGTATAAACAACTTTCCTAGTGATCTTGGACATCGTGGATCGTTGAAATTGTAAACCTTTCGCCTAAACTGGTTAAGATTCTACTGAAGACACCGTAATTTTGTCCAAATTTCCAAGTCCAAGTATTAGTGAGAAATCTTATCAATTTTAATAAGATAAAGGCCTGCCAGTCAAAACTCttgcacccagaactggacatcggcatacgagaggaaaaagagcacgattcggtagtaacatggtactgtgtgcggactgagaggataaatcccgaaattaccgagagtactttagtcatgggttcatcttcaaaaaaaagttcttctatcaaaaaataataagtactggtaccgagactcgaacccaagaccttcggcataatgaaccgtgcctttgccgtatgggccaccatggttcggtgactaagtggcggtcatttgtccttataagccactcaataggatgaactgttccaatgaacgaatgaagacacgagaggactatactctcacgtttcttttcgtgaggactatcccctcgttctttaaatTTGGGTGTGGTACTCCCACAATAGaggaaaaaatcgtgacgtcagaaatgaactcaaatcgttcaaagttcattttgtgagtgacttaaacaatagaggagaaagtcgtgacgtcagaaatgaaatcaaatcactcaaagttcattttgtgagtgacttaaacaatagaggagaaaagcaactcgcgacaaagttttgaggctaggaattttgacaggtatgaattgcataaagtattcgcctccttttctctcccacagaaaacctgggaacgaggtagctgcagccgtcccctaacatgacagttttcgtgagttgcgcgtatccacGGACAGATGGCAaatgggcctcgtcggagtccgcccaatAAAAACGCAACtaaaaatttgcatgggaaacttttgtttcgtgacggctttcacGGCACGCTTCCTCCAACTGTTCTAGACAAATATTTTAACGTGGCGTATCttttaacaagtttttcaagaaaatgatttcaaaatgcttattttgtcgttttaacccgaaacaaggcaaaaactatattaatttaaactattcgccattttcaaatgtttggctggatgatatcaaaggccgccatcttaggcccactgggcccacaaaaaggggtacgctcagtttgtatgggagctgtcaacatgctcccgggctgggtagctgtcaaactaggcaaaaatgttaaagtcactcacaaaatgaactttgagtgatttgagttcatttctgacgtcacgattttctcctctatagaggagtgagttcatttctgacgtcacgattttctctatagaggagaaaagcaactcgcgacaaaattttgaggctaggaattttgacaggtatgattttcataaagtattcgcctccttttctctcccacagaaaacctgggaacgaggtagctgtcaaactaggccaaaatgttaaagtcactcacaaaatgaactttgagtgatttgagttcatttctgacgtcacgattttctcctctatagaggaaaaaatcgtgacgtcagaaatgaactcaaatcactcaaagttcattttgtgagtgactttaacattttggcctagtttgacagctacctcgttcccaggttttctgtgggagagaaaaggaggcgaatactttatgaaaattattttataaaaggagaaaagctcggaacttaacctcaaaggtaaaccaccgaatgaacttttttgacaggtgtcagttccgggacttagcatttaaaattataattttgttccgGTTGTTCCGTTTCGCATGGACACA from Culex quinquefasciatus strain JHB chromosome 3, VPISU_Cqui_1.0_pri_paternal, whole genome shotgun sequence includes:
- the LOC6031308 gene encoding rutC family protein UK114: MSKVIRKIVSCSKCPRPLAPYSQAIVADRTVYCSGMIGIELNEPKLVPGGAAAQAATALKHLTNLLREANSGIDKVVKTTVLLADMQDYAAVNEEYKKVFGSNFPARTCYAVTKLPLGAAVEIEAIAIVGDVEHVESVELGLKL
- the LOC119769210 gene encoding 2-iminobutanoate/2-iminopropanoate deaminase-like yields the protein MSKITRKVVYTSRNPKPVSHFSQAIIADRTIYCSGVIGIEMDEPKVVPGGVAAQAATALKFEVKTRG